From Rubrivirga sp. SAORIC476, a single genomic window includes:
- a CDS encoding lamin tail domain-containing protein, whose protein sequence is MRWTALLLCLAAATAAAQTPAPGDLVINEVMYDPPSPQPSSTEWVEILNTTTGPLDLGGLAVADASATSDPVPDGTTLGAGAYAVLVRDGAGFAAAYPGVAFIELGGFPALNNSGDRAALVLGSAEVDAVPYTPSWGGADASLERRDPNGPSTSAANFGTTTDPAGGTPGAQNTLFAPDVTGPVLVDATASEDGRAVTVTTDEPVDAASVTASAFSVSDGPTVTAASYDDAALAVTLTLSAPLAPGTSTVTATNLRDAIGNTTASSSTTVLYDPDLTPPTLLAAEAQDAQSVLVTFDEALDPISAETEANYVLDPGVGSPAEATLQGDGASVLLTLAAPLTGPAAYTLTASGVADAAGNTSGSQSADFFFGEGATPAPFDLVVNEFLYDEPATGNPGEFVELFNRSDQTFDLREFSLNDNTGPDEPITTDPVFVGPGEYAVIVEDAALFAAVFPDVPFVEQSAWSALNNTGDAIVLRYQGGLIDSLTYSPSWGGADASLERKDPDGPSSAASNHATTTDPRGGTPGAINSQFAPDVTGPTLVAAVVSEDGQRVTVAVDEPLDPTSVIPSAFAITGGPAVTDALYDDAELSVTLSLSAPLAPGTSTVTASGLRDLLGNTTASTSTTVDYDPDLTPPALLTAEAVDAQTVRVTFDEALDPASAQTPSNYAIDGGIGAPMLADLQDGGTTVILALSAPLTAQSGYALTVQDVADAAGNAIATQTATFFFGEGDAAEPRDLVINEFLYDEPSADNPGEFVEVFNRSDKTFDLREFTLNDGTGEGEPVTDQAVFVGPGEFAVIVEDAALFAAVFPGVPFVEQPAWSALNNSGDAVVLTYEDTVVDSLFYTPDWGGGDASLERKDPEAPSVAANFATTADLRGGTPGTRNSRFEPDVTGPTLVAALASADGRRLLVTLDEPAQPASVTASAFSVGGGPAIATAVYTPGAATVLLGVADGQALAVGTSTVTATGLTDLVGNTTASTSVEVTRAEDTTAPSITRAAPQAATVVRVQFSEPVTAETGAAPSTYALTAEGAAPGVASIAIVDTDDISGQTGSPGVLSVDLTLDAPLTDRVLTTLTATGLRDLAGNVAGPLTARLFFGTADTPEAGQIVITEVMYDPASGSAGEYLELLNTTADRLFDLRAITLGDAADPGDALADDAAVILPGEYLAVVRDAEGFRLAFPEAAFVEGGSGISLSNAGETLALWTDGTVIESVTYDPDWHRVELDDATGLSLERRDPARAPNEASNWSSSLAEAGGTPSAPNSVAISGTPVEREAGLIITSPFAPTRGEASQITYTLSTEAALVRARIYDGGGRAVREIEAGRLSGTTATVTWDGTDDDRRPVRAGIYVVLVEAVDAQGGTSEGLRGVVVLARPE, encoded by the coding sequence ATGCGCTGGACCGCCCTCCTCCTCTGCCTCGCGGCGGCAACGGCCGCCGCTCAGACGCCTGCGCCGGGCGACCTCGTGATCAACGAGGTGATGTACGACCCGCCGTCGCCCCAGCCGTCGAGCACCGAGTGGGTCGAGATCCTCAACACGACCACCGGCCCCCTCGACCTCGGCGGTCTCGCAGTCGCGGACGCGAGCGCGACCTCGGACCCGGTCCCCGACGGCACCACGCTCGGAGCGGGCGCCTACGCCGTGCTGGTCCGCGACGGAGCCGGCTTCGCGGCCGCCTACCCTGGTGTCGCCTTCATCGAACTCGGCGGCTTCCCGGCGCTCAACAACTCCGGCGACCGGGCCGCCCTCGTCCTCGGCTCCGCCGAGGTGGACGCGGTGCCGTACACGCCCTCGTGGGGCGGCGCCGATGCGTCGCTCGAACGCCGCGACCCGAATGGCCCCAGCACATCGGCCGCCAACTTCGGGACCACGACCGATCCCGCGGGCGGCACGCCGGGCGCGCAGAACACGCTCTTCGCACCCGACGTGACGGGCCCGGTGCTGGTCGACGCTACGGCCTCCGAGGATGGCCGGGCGGTCACGGTGACCACCGACGAGCCCGTCGATGCGGCCTCGGTGACCGCGTCGGCGTTCTCGGTGAGCGATGGACCGACGGTCACGGCCGCCAGCTACGACGACGCAGCGCTGGCCGTCACGCTGACGCTCTCGGCCCCGCTCGCGCCGGGAACGTCCACCGTCACGGCGACGAACCTGCGAGACGCGATCGGCAACACGACCGCCTCCTCGTCGACCACAGTCCTCTACGACCCTGATCTGACCCCTCCGACGCTGCTGGCGGCCGAGGCGCAAGACGCCCAGTCGGTGCTCGTCACGTTCGACGAGGCCCTCGACCCGATCAGCGCCGAGACCGAGGCGAACTACGTCCTCGATCCGGGCGTGGGCTCGCCGGCAGAGGCGACGCTCCAGGGCGACGGGGCGAGCGTGCTCCTCACGCTGGCGGCTCCGCTCACCGGTCCGGCGGCGTACACGCTCACGGCTTCGGGCGTGGCGGATGCGGCCGGAAACACGAGCGGCAGCCAGAGCGCGGACTTCTTCTTCGGTGAGGGGGCGACGCCCGCCCCGTTCGACCTCGTCGTCAACGAGTTCCTGTACGACGAGCCCGCGACGGGCAACCCGGGCGAGTTCGTGGAACTCTTCAACCGGTCGGACCAGACGTTCGACCTGCGCGAGTTCAGCCTGAACGACAACACGGGGCCGGATGAGCCGATCACGACGGACCCGGTATTCGTCGGCCCCGGTGAGTACGCGGTGATCGTGGAGGACGCGGCGCTGTTCGCAGCCGTCTTCCCCGACGTGCCGTTCGTGGAGCAGTCCGCATGGAGCGCGCTCAACAACACCGGCGACGCCATCGTGCTCCGGTACCAGGGCGGCCTGATCGACTCGCTGACGTACTCGCCCAGTTGGGGCGGCGCGGACGCGAGCCTGGAGCGCAAGGACCCCGACGGGCCGTCGTCGGCGGCGTCCAACCACGCGACCACGACCGACCCGCGGGGCGGCACGCCGGGCGCCATCAACAGCCAGTTCGCCCCCGACGTGACCGGCCCGACGCTGGTCGCCGCCGTCGTCTCCGAGGACGGCCAGAGGGTCACGGTCGCCGTTGACGAGCCGCTCGACCCGACCTCGGTCATCCCCTCGGCGTTCGCGATCACCGGCGGCCCAGCCGTCACCGACGCCCTCTACGACGACGCAGAGCTTTCGGTCACGCTCTCCCTCTCCGCCCCCCTCGCGCCCGGCACCTCCACCGTCACCGCGAGCGGCCTGCGAGACCTCCTCGGCAACACGACCGCGTCCACCTCGACGACAGTCGACTACGACCCTGACCTGACGCCCCCGGCGCTCCTCACGGCCGAGGCCGTCGACGCGCAGACGGTCCGCGTGACGTTCGACGAGGCGCTCGACCCGGCGTCGGCCCAGACGCCGTCCAACTACGCCATCGACGGGGGCATCGGGGCGCCGATGCTGGCCGACCTGCAGGACGGCGGCACGACGGTGATCCTGGCGCTCTCCGCCCCGCTCACCGCACAGTCTGGGTATGCCCTGACGGTACAGGACGTGGCCGACGCCGCGGGCAACGCCATCGCCACCCAGACCGCGACCTTCTTCTTCGGCGAGGGCGACGCCGCCGAGCCGCGCGACCTCGTCATCAACGAATTCCTCTACGACGAGCCCTCGGCCGACAACCCCGGCGAGTTCGTGGAGGTGTTCAACCGAAGCGACAAGACGTTCGACCTGCGCGAGTTCACGCTGAACGACGGGACGGGTGAAGGTGAGCCGGTGACCGACCAGGCGGTGTTCGTCGGCCCTGGCGAGTTCGCGGTGATCGTGGAGGACGCGGCGCTGTTCGCGGCCGTCTTCCCCGGCGTGCCGTTCGTGGAGCAACCCGCGTGGAGCGCGCTCAACAACTCCGGCGACGCCGTCGTGCTGACGTACGAGGACACTGTGGTCGACTCGCTCTTCTACACGCCCGACTGGGGCGGCGGGGACGCGAGCCTGGAGCGCAAAGACCCCGAGGCCCCATCCGTCGCCGCCAACTTCGCGACCACGGCCGACCTGCGCGGCGGCACGCCGGGCACTCGCAACAGCCGGTTCGAGCCCGACGTGACCGGCCCGACGCTGGTCGCCGCCCTCGCCAGCGCAGACGGACGGCGCCTCCTGGTCACGCTCGACGAACCGGCCCAACCCGCCTCGGTGACGGCGTCAGCATTCTCGGTCGGCGGCGGCCCGGCGATTGCGACGGCGGTCTACACACCCGGGGCGGCGACCGTCCTGCTCGGCGTTGCCGATGGGCAGGCGCTGGCGGTCGGCACCTCCACCGTGACCGCGACGGGCCTGACCGACCTCGTCGGCAACACGACGGCCTCGACCTCGGTGGAGGTGACACGGGCGGAGGACACGACGGCGCCGTCGATCACGCGCGCCGCGCCGCAGGCGGCGACGGTCGTCCGCGTCCAGTTCAGCGAGCCGGTGACCGCCGAGACCGGTGCCGCGCCCAGCACCTACGCGCTCACGGCGGAGGGGGCCGCGCCCGGCGTCGCCTCGATCGCCATCGTCGACACCGACGACATCTCGGGACAGACGGGCAGCCCCGGCGTGCTCTCGGTCGACCTCACGCTCGACGCGCCCCTCACGGATCGCGTGCTCACCACCCTCACGGCCACCGGACTCCGAGATCTCGCGGGCAACGTCGCCGGTCCGCTCACCGCGCGCCTGTTCTTCGGCACCGCCGACACGCCCGAGGCGGGCCAGATCGTGATCACCGAGGTCATGTACGACCCGGCGTCCGGCAGCGCCGGCGAGTACCTGGAACTGCTCAACACGACCGCCGACCGGCTGTTCGACCTGCGGGCGATCACCCTGGGCGACGCCGCCGACCCTGGCGACGCTCTCGCCGACGACGCGGCCGTGATCCTGCCCGGCGAGTATCTCGCCGTCGTCCGCGACGCGGAGGGCTTCCGCCTGGCGTTCCCCGAGGCGGCGTTCGTCGAGGGCGGCAGTGGAATCAGCCTGTCGAATGCGGGCGAGACGCTGGCGCTGTGGACGGACGGGACCGTGATCGAGTCGGTGACCTACGACCCGGACTGGCACCGCGTCGAGTTGGACGACGCGACGGGCCTCAGCCTGGAGCGCCGCGACCCCGCGAGGGCGCCGAACGAGGCTTCCAACTGGTCGTCCTCGCTCGCCGAGGCGGGCGGCACGCCGTCGGCCCCCAACTCGGTCGCGATCTCCGGGACGCCCGTCGAGCGCGAGGCCGGGCTCATCATCACGAGCCCTTTCGCGCCGACGCGCGGCGAGGCGTCACAGATCACGTACACCCTCTCGACCGAGGCCGCGCTCGTCCGCGCTCGGATCTACGATGGCGGCGGGCGGGCCGTCCGCGAGATCGAGGCGGGGCGCCTCAGCGGCACCACGGCGACTGTCACCTGGGACGGCACCGACGACGACCGGCGGCCCGTGCGCGCGGGCATCTACGTGGTGCTGGTCGAGGCGGTCGACGCCCAGGGCGGGACCTCGGAGGGACTGCGAGGGGTGGTCGTGCTGGCGCGACCCGAGTAG
- a CDS encoding iron-sulfur cluster assembly accessory protein, whose product MSTTATSPTPAPTSAPPALPPPVRLSDRATTEVRRIVANKQIPAQFGLRVGVKGGGCSGMSYVLGFDKQREHDLTFELDADHEAGPITVFMDKRHGLYLMGTTVDYHDGLDARGFVFDNPQATQTCGCGSSFAA is encoded by the coding sequence ATGAGCACGACCGCCACGTCCCCCACGCCGGCCCCCACCAGCGCGCCGCCGGCCCTGCCTCCCCCCGTTCGCCTGAGCGACCGCGCCACCACCGAGGTCCGCCGCATCGTCGCCAACAAGCAGATCCCGGCTCAGTTCGGGTTGCGCGTCGGCGTGAAAGGCGGCGGCTGTTCAGGCATGAGCTACGTGCTCGGCTTCGACAAGCAGCGCGAGCACGACCTCACGTTCGAACTCGACGCGGACCACGAGGCAGGCCCCATCACGGTGTTCATGGACAAGCGCCACGGACTCTACCTGATGGGCACCACCGTCGACTACCACGACGGCCTCGACGCGCGGGGCTTCGTGTTCGACAACCCCCAAGCGACTCAGACCTGCGGCTGCGGCTCTTCCTTCGCCGCCTAG
- a CDS encoding ATP-dependent Clp protease ATP-binding subunit — translation MEGNFSNRVRDVISYSREEAIRLGHDYIGTEHLLLGIIREGEGIAVKILRNLGCDLFKLKKAVEDTVRSTGGTLTVGNIPLTKQAEKVLKITYLEAKLYKSDVIGTEHLLLSLLRDDENVAAQILQQAFSVSYDAVRAELDSILSGKASPRAATDEPPTGGGRGRSRGTTKREMAEKSKTPVLDNFGRDLTSMAEEGKLDPIVGRETEIERVAQVLSRRKKNNPVLIGEPGVGKTAIAEGLALRIVQRKVSRVLYDKRIVTLDLAALVAGTKYRGQFEERMKAVMTELEKNQDVILFIDELHTLVGAGGASGSLDASNMFKPALARGEIQCVGATTLDEYRQYIEKDGALDRRFQKILVDPATPEEAVEILTQIQGKYEEHHNVAYDEGTIELIVKLSERYITDRHLPDKAIDVLDEAGARVHLANIKVPPEVVELEEAIEAVKEEKNQVVKSQNFEKAAQLRDREKKLQEELENVKEEWERQAEDETYPVTETDISAVVAMMTGVPVDRVQTTEGAKLLNMEEELKGKVIGQDEALVKLSRSIRRTRAGLKDPKRPIGSFIFLGPTGVGKTELAKRLTEYLFDSQDALIRIDMSEYMEKFSVSRLVGAPPGYVGYEEGGQLTEKVRRKPYSVILLDEIEKAHPDVFNILLQVLDDGILTDGLGRRVDFRNTIIIMTSNIGARDIKNLGKGIGFSLSEETFDYSKMKSTVEDALKKVFNPEFLNRIDDVIVFHSLEKAHILQIIDVMQEDLFARVNELGIDIELSQAAKEFLVDKGFDPQFGARPLRRAIQKYVEDPMAEAILTSDLQEGAKISVDHKAGDEELSFKTKKARKKKETAPDEEPEAEAPATEE, via the coding sequence ATGGAAGGCAACTTCTCCAACCGCGTCCGCGACGTGATCTCGTACTCCCGTGAGGAGGCGATCCGCCTCGGACACGACTACATCGGGACCGAGCACTTGCTCCTGGGCATCATCCGGGAGGGCGAGGGGATCGCCGTCAAGATCCTCCGCAACCTCGGCTGCGACCTCTTCAAGCTGAAGAAGGCCGTCGAGGACACCGTCCGCAGCACGGGCGGCACGCTCACCGTCGGCAACATCCCGCTCACGAAGCAGGCCGAGAAGGTCCTGAAGATCACCTACCTGGAGGCGAAGCTCTACAAGAGCGACGTCATCGGGACCGAGCACCTTCTGCTGAGCCTGCTCCGCGACGATGAAAACGTCGCCGCGCAGATCCTCCAGCAGGCGTTCTCGGTGAGCTACGACGCCGTCCGCGCCGAGCTCGACTCCATTCTGAGCGGCAAAGCTTCCCCCCGTGCCGCGACCGACGAGCCGCCCACCGGCGGCGGGCGTGGGCGCTCGCGGGGCACCACCAAACGAGAGATGGCAGAGAAATCCAAAACCCCGGTCCTCGACAACTTCGGCCGCGACCTGACGTCGATGGCCGAGGAAGGCAAGCTCGACCCGATCGTCGGCCGCGAGACCGAGATCGAGCGCGTCGCGCAGGTGCTCTCGCGTCGCAAGAAGAACAACCCGGTGCTCATCGGCGAGCCCGGCGTCGGCAAGACGGCCATCGCCGAAGGGCTCGCGCTCCGCATCGTGCAGCGTAAGGTGTCCCGCGTCCTCTATGACAAGCGGATCGTGACGCTCGACCTCGCGGCTCTCGTGGCCGGCACGAAGTACCGCGGCCAGTTCGAGGAGCGGATGAAGGCCGTGATGACGGAGTTGGAGAAGAACCAGGACGTGATCCTGTTCATCGACGAGCTCCACACCCTCGTCGGCGCGGGCGGCGCGTCCGGCTCGCTCGACGCGTCCAACATGTTCAAGCCCGCCCTCGCGCGCGGCGAGATCCAGTGCGTTGGCGCGACCACGCTCGACGAGTACCGCCAGTACATCGAGAAGGACGGCGCCCTCGACCGGCGCTTCCAGAAGATCCTCGTCGACCCGGCCACCCCCGAGGAGGCCGTCGAGATCCTCACCCAGATCCAGGGCAAGTACGAGGAGCACCACAACGTCGCCTACGACGAGGGCACGATCGAGCTGATCGTGAAGCTCTCCGAGCGCTACATCACCGACCGGCACCTCCCGGACAAGGCGATCGACGTGCTGGATGAGGCGGGCGCGCGCGTTCACCTCGCCAACATCAAGGTGCCGCCGGAGGTGGTCGAGCTGGAAGAGGCCATCGAGGCCGTCAAGGAGGAGAAGAACCAGGTCGTAAAGTCCCAGAACTTCGAGAAGGCCGCCCAGCTCCGCGACCGCGAGAAGAAGCTCCAGGAGGAGCTCGAGAACGTCAAGGAGGAGTGGGAGCGCCAGGCGGAGGACGAGACCTACCCCGTCACCGAGACCGACATTTCGGCCGTCGTCGCGATGATGACCGGCGTGCCGGTCGACCGCGTCCAGACGACCGAGGGCGCCAAGCTGCTCAACATGGAGGAGGAGCTCAAGGGCAAGGTGATCGGGCAGGACGAGGCGCTGGTCAAGCTCTCGCGCTCGATCCGCCGGACCCGCGCCGGGCTCAAGGACCCGAAGCGGCCCATCGGCTCGTTCATCTTCCTCGGGCCGACCGGCGTCGGCAAGACGGAGCTGGCCAAGCGGCTGACCGAGTACCTCTTCGACAGCCAGGACGCGCTCATCCGGATCGACATGTCGGAGTACATGGAGAAGTTCTCCGTGTCGCGGCTGGTCGGTGCGCCTCCCGGCTACGTCGGCTACGAGGAGGGCGGGCAGTTGACCGAGAAGGTCCGCCGCAAGCCCTACTCGGTGATCCTGCTCGACGAGATCGAGAAGGCGCACCCGGACGTGTTCAACATCCTGCTCCAGGTGCTGGACGACGGCATCCTGACCGACGGCCTCGGCCGCCGCGTGGACTTCCGGAACACGATCATCATCATGACCTCGAACATCGGGGCGCGCGACATCAAGAACCTCGGCAAGGGCATCGGCTTCTCGCTCTCCGAGGAGACGTTCGACTACTCGAAGATGAAGTCGACCGTCGAGGACGCACTCAAGAAGGTCTTCAACCCGGAGTTCCTCAACCGGATCGACGACGTGATCGTCTTCCACTCTCTGGAGAAGGCCCACATCCTGCAGATCATCGACGTGATGCAGGAGGACCTCTTCGCACGGGTCAACGAGCTCGGCATCGACATCGAGCTGTCGCAGGCGGCCAAGGAGTTCCTCGTGGACAAGGGCTTCGACCCGCAGTTCGGCGCGCGTCCGCTACGGCGCGCGATCCAGAAGTACGTCGAGGACCCGATGGCAGAGGCCATCCTCACCAGCGACCTCCAGGAGGGCGCAAAGATCTCCGTCGATCACAAGGCGGGCGATGAGGAACTGTCGTTCAAGACGAAGAAGGCTCGCAAGAAGAAGGAGACGGCCCCCGACGAGGAGCCCGAGGCAGAGGCCCCGGCTACGGAGGAGTAG
- a CDS encoding ABC transporter substrate-binding protein, giving the protein MTRLRLGLEWFLNPDHAPLLLARDRGWFADEGLEVALIEPEEHLDAVEAIERGEMDCAVTEPLHLVEDRAKGEMCVGFARFLHTNGGVMAKASIERPRDMAGTRIQYPGAPGKGGPAIVATMVEADGGPTGTEDGYGRVNNSFYHTDALAEDKADVATLVFHNFEIVEATHRGLDVRMFALKDWGVPDFCQLVLITHPDKLAAERETFQKLVRVLRRGVDAVKQEPDAAREAYFRLTGSDPEDALTRAIYDATVPCFTHDFSMSADYYRQLEGWMAERGLIDATPGADVYWTNDLAL; this is encoded by the coding sequence ATGACGCGCCTTCGACTCGGCCTCGAGTGGTTCCTCAACCCGGACCACGCCCCCCTCCTCCTCGCCCGCGACCGCGGCTGGTTCGCCGACGAAGGCCTGGAGGTCGCACTGATCGAGCCCGAGGAGCACCTCGACGCCGTCGAGGCCATCGAACGCGGGGAGATGGACTGCGCGGTGACCGAGCCGCTACACCTCGTCGAGGACCGCGCCAAGGGCGAGATGTGCGTCGGCTTCGCGCGCTTCCTCCACACGAACGGCGGCGTGATGGCGAAGGCGTCCATCGAGCGCCCGCGGGACATGGCCGGAACGCGGATCCAGTATCCGGGCGCGCCGGGCAAGGGCGGACCCGCGATCGTCGCCACGATGGTCGAGGCGGACGGCGGGCCGACGGGGACGGAGGACGGCTACGGCCGCGTCAACAACTCGTTCTACCACACCGACGCGCTCGCCGAGGACAAGGCGGACGTGGCGACGCTGGTGTTCCACAACTTCGAGATCGTCGAGGCCACGCATCGCGGCCTCGACGTACGGATGTTCGCGCTCAAGGACTGGGGCGTGCCCGACTTCTGCCAGCTCGTGCTCATCACACACCCCGACAAGCTGGCCGCCGAGCGCGAGACGTTCCAGAAGCTGGTGCGGGTGCTCCGCCGCGGCGTCGACGCGGTCAAGCAGGAGCCCGACGCCGCCCGCGAGGCCTACTTCCGCCTCACCGGGTCCGACCCCGAGGACGCCCTCACGCGCGCCATCTACGACGCCACCGTCCCCTGCTTCACGCACGACTTCTCGATGTCGGCCGACTACTACCGCCAGCTCGAAGGCTGGATGGCCGAGCGCGGCCTGATTGACGCCACGCCCGGCGCCGACGTGTACTGGACCAACGACCTCGCCCTGTAA
- the thiC gene encoding phosphomethylpyrimidine synthase ThiC, with amino-acid sequence MPTTAAAKRAANDATHARIEELSDEVRRPLPGSRKVYVTGSRPDLKVPMRVVSQSPTTGSFGDEANPDIPIYDCSGPYTDPDATIDLRAGLPSVRGAWIEERGDTEQLSDLTSTFGRERALDAKTEHLRFEHVHRPRRAKSGQTVTQLHYARKGIVTPEMEYVAIREAQNLEALRETDPGLFEQHAGNSFGASIPSVITPEWVRSEVARGRAIIPANINHPELEPMAIGRNFLVKINANMGNSAVTSSIAEEVEKLTWATRWGADTVMDLSTGQHIHETREWILRNSPVPIGTVPIYQALEKVGGVPEDLTWELFADTLVEQAEQGVDYFTIHAGVLLRFVPLTASRRTGIVSRGGSIMAKWCLAHHRENFLYTHWDEICEICAAYDVSFSIGDGLRPGSIQDANDDAQFAELYVQGELTKTAWKHDVQVMNEGPGHVPMHMIQENMQKQIDWCGEAPFYTLGPLTTDIAPGYDHITSGIGAAMIGWFGCAMLCYVTPKEHLGLPNRDDVREGVITYKIAAHAADLAKGHPGAQARDNALSKARFEFRWQDQFNLGLDPEKACAFHDETLPKESAKVAHFCSMCGPKFCSMKITQDVRDYAAEHGVDVEAAIPEGMREKSRQFEALGGQIYHESLPDEA; translated from the coding sequence ATGCCCACGACTGCCGCCGCCAAGCGCGCTGCCAACGACGCCACCCACGCCCGCATCGAAGAGCTGTCGGATGAGGTCCGCCGCCCCCTGCCCGGCTCCCGCAAGGTCTACGTCACCGGCTCGCGTCCTGACCTGAAGGTCCCGATGCGCGTCGTCTCGCAGAGCCCGACGACCGGCTCGTTCGGTGACGAGGCCAACCCGGACATCCCGATCTACGACTGCTCGGGCCCCTACACCGACCCCGACGCGACCATCGACCTCCGGGCGGGCCTGCCGAGCGTCCGCGGGGCGTGGATCGAGGAGCGCGGCGACACGGAGCAACTGAGCGATCTGACGAGCACCTTTGGCCGCGAGCGCGCCCTGGATGCCAAGACCGAGCACCTGCGCTTCGAGCACGTCCACCGGCCGCGCCGGGCGAAGAGCGGGCAGACGGTGACCCAACTCCACTACGCGCGCAAGGGCATCGTGACGCCCGAGATGGAGTACGTCGCCATCCGGGAGGCGCAGAACCTGGAGGCGCTGCGCGAGACCGACCCGGGCCTGTTCGAGCAGCACGCGGGCAACAGCTTCGGCGCCTCCATCCCGTCCGTCATCACGCCCGAGTGGGTGCGGAGCGAGGTCGCGAGAGGCCGCGCCATCATCCCGGCCAACATCAACCACCCGGAGTTGGAGCCGATGGCCATCGGCCGCAACTTCCTGGTCAAGATCAACGCCAACATGGGCAACTCGGCGGTCACGTCGAGCATCGCCGAGGAGGTCGAGAAGCTGACGTGGGCGACGCGGTGGGGCGCGGACACCGTGATGGACCTGAGCACGGGCCAGCACATCCACGAGACGCGCGAGTGGATCCTGCGCAACTCGCCCGTCCCGATCGGCACGGTGCCGATCTACCAGGCGCTCGAGAAGGTCGGCGGCGTGCCCGAGGACCTGACGTGGGAGCTGTTCGCGGACACCCTCGTCGAGCAGGCCGAGCAGGGCGTCGACTACTTCACCATCCACGCGGGCGTGCTGCTCCGCTTCGTCCCCCTGACCGCCAGCCGGCGCACGGGCATCGTCTCGCGCGGCGGCTCGATCATGGCCAAGTGGTGCCTCGCGCACCACCGTGAGAACTTCCTCTACACGCACTGGGACGAGATCTGCGAGATCTGCGCCGCCTACGACGTGTCGTTCTCGATCGGCGACGGCCTCCGCCCGGGCTCCATCCAGGACGCCAACGACGATGCCCAGTTCGCCGAGCTCTACGTCCAGGGCGAGCTGACGAAGACCGCCTGGAAGCACGACGTGCAGGTGATGAACGAGGGCCCGGGCCACGTGCCGATGCACATGATCCAGGAGAACATGCAGAAGCAGATCGACTGGTGCGGCGAGGCCCCGTTCTACACCCTGGGGCCGCTCACGACCGACATCGCGCCGGGCTACGACCACATCACGAGCGGCATCGGCGCGGCGATGATCGGGTGGTTCGGCTGCGCGATGCTGTGCTACGTGACGCCTAAGGAGCACCTCGGCCTGCCCAACCGCGACGACGTCCGCGAGGGCGTCATCACGTACAAGATCGCGGCGCACGCGGCCGACCTCGCGAAGGGCCACCCCGGCGCGCAGGCGCGCGACAACGCGCTCTCGAAGGCCCGCTTCGAGTTCCGCTGGCAGGACCAGTTCAACCTCGGCCTCGACCCTGAGAAGGCCTGCGCCTTCCACGACGAGACGCTGCCCAAGGAGAGCGCCAAGGTGGCCCACTTCTGCTCGATGTGCGGGCCCAAGTTCTGCTCGATGAAGATCACCCAGGACGTCCGCGACTACGCCGCCGAGCACGGCGTGGACGTGGAGGCGGCGATTCCGGAGGGGATGCGCGAGAAGTCGCGGCAGTTCGAGGCGCTCGGCGGCCAGATCTACCACGAGTCGCTGCCCGACGAAGCCTGA